In a single window of the Rhodamnia argentea isolate NSW1041297 chromosome 2, ASM2092103v1, whole genome shotgun sequence genome:
- the LOC115748954 gene encoding receptor like protein 22-like, whose amino-acid sequence MGRHQILGLLCFLFFLHSSPPFASPLCPPDQRDALLLFKNSFVLDSKVSNYSCDQYLQLTSYPKTNSWNKSSDCCSWDGVTCNASTGNVISLDLRCSWLSGALHSINSLLLLPNLQTLYFLGNNFVSTHISPDLSAFPETTHLHLSHSTISLQVLSLPFCNLTKFPYFLNSLEKLQDLDLSNNRISGEIPRWFWGINHDTLQRLDLSNNLLEGAIPQLHWNRLLDIEIQNNSFQGSLPIPPPSTVTFDASDNGFTGEIPPSICQLSSLWSLYLSNNNLSGYMPQCLGNITDLVKIDLSSNKLQGPLPRSLIRCVKLYSLILSHNEFSDIFPHWLEARQLVFLDLQSNKFQGRINLTVFGLSFPVLRSFSVSNNNLTGQWPTNVFSNSSLDLIDLSNNQFGGPIPLPSPLADYYSIANNKITGNIPSLICNATFLEIIDLSNNGLIGSMPWCLTNSSVGSIPPILGNLTNLGWLDLSSNNLTGVIPRELGDLTSLGYLNLSKNQLTGRIPQDKQLSTFSNNSFSGNPGLCGTPLPKACPSDAQPPQPSTFHRKGHESWFKQKVVLTGYASGVVIGISLSYMAFETGRPKWLARGVRMLEVRAAEWVKKPKRKIVKFHG is encoded by the exons ATGGGACGGCATCAAATCCTGGGCCTCCTATGTTTCCTATTCTTCTTACATTCCTCCCCTCCCTTTGCCTCGCCCCTTTGCCCTCCTGACCAGCGTGATGCCTTGCTCCTTTTCAAGAACTCCTTCGTGCTTGACAGCAAGGTATCCAACTACAGTTGCGACCAGTATCTTCAGCTCACCTCTTACCCGAAGACAAACTCATGGAACAAGAGCAGCGACTGCTGCTCATGGGATGGTGTCACTTGCAACGCTTCCACCGGTAACGTCATCAGTCTTGATCTTAGATGCAGTTGGCTTAGTGGTGCTCTTCATTCCATtaactccctcctcctccttcccaaTCTTCAAACCCTCTACTTTTTGGGTAATAACTTTGTTAGCACACACATTTCACCTGATCTTAGTGCATTTCCAGAAACGACTCATCTGCATCTCTCTCATTCGACCATTTCGCTTCAGGTGTTGAGCTTGCCTTTTTGCAACTTGACCAAGTTCCCCTATTTCTTGAATTCATTAGAAAAATTACAAGACTTAGACCTCTCTAACAATAGGATAAGTGGGGAGATCCCAAGGTGGTTTTGGGGAATAAACCACGATACATTGCAACGTTTAGATCTTTCTAATAACCTACTGGAGGGAGCTATACCACAACTGCACTGGAACAGATTGTTGGACATTGAAATTCAGAACAACTCATTCCAAGGATCACTCCCCATTCCTCCACCTTCTACTGTTACCTTTGATGCCTCTGACAATGGCTTCACCGGTGAGATTCCTCCTTCGATTTGCCAGTTGAGTTCACTTTGGTCTTTATATTTGTCAAATAATAATCTCTCTGGGTATATGCCGCAATGTCTTGGTAATATAACCGATCTCGTTAAAATAGACTTGAGTAGCAATAAATTACAAGGGCCATTACCGCGCTCCCTAATCAGATGTGTAAAATTATATTCACTCATACTCAGTCACAACGAGTTCAGTGACATCTTCCCACACTGGCTGGAAGCACGGCAACTAGTTTTCCTTGATTTGCAATCCAACAAATTTCAAGGTAGGATAAACCTCACTGTCTTTGGGCTCTCTTTCCCTGTCCTTAGATCTTTTTCTGTTTCCAACAACAATTTGACTGGACAATGGCCCACAAATGTTTTCTCAAACAGCTCATTAGATTTAATAGATTTGTCAAACAACCAGTTTGGGGGACCAATTCCACTTCCATCTCCCCTCGCAGATTAttattccattgcaaataataaGATAACTGGAAATATTCCTTCTTTGATATGCAACGCCACTTTTCTTGAGATCATCGACTTGTCTAACAATGGCTTAATAGGTAGCATGCCCTGGTGCTTAACAAATTCTAGCGTCG GTTCCATCCCTCCAATTCTAGGGAACTTGACTAATCTTGGATGGCTCGATCTTTCTTCGAACAATCTTACTGGGGTTATTCCTAGAGAATTGGGCGATCTAACATCTCTTGGTTACCTAAACCTCTCCAAGAACCAACTCACAGGTCGAATTCCTCAAGATAAGCAATTGAGCACATTTTCAAACAACTCATTTAGTGGGAATCCAGGCTTATGCGGAACTCCATTGCCAAAAGCATGCCCCAGCGATGCTCAACCTCCTCAACCATCAACTTTTCATCGCAAAGGGCATGAGAGTTGGTTCAAACAGAAAGTGGTGCTGACAGGTTATGCATCTGGAGTTGTGATTGGGATTTCCTTATCATACATGGCATTTGAAACGGGAAGGCCCAAATGGCTTGCGCGAGGTGTAAGAATGCTGGAGGTAAGAGCAGCCGAATGGGTGAAGAAGCCAAAGAGGAAGATTGTCAAATTTCATGGATAG
- the LOC115748956 gene encoding putative receptor like protein 25 has product MTMKGLETELVKILAIFTTINLSHNSFQGEIPGLIGHLHSLIGLNLSRNHLTSSIPLTLGNLTDLGWLHLSSSELSGVIPRKVGDLASLGYLDLSKNKLSGRIPQDKPWSTFSSESFSGNPDLCGTSLLKACPGDAQPPPP; this is encoded by the coding sequence ATGACGATGAAAGGGCTAGAGACTGAGCTAGTGAAGATCTTGGCCATTTTCACAACCATCAACTTGTCGCACAACTCTTTCCAAGGAGAAATTCCTGGCCTTATTGGACATCTTCATTCTCTCATAGGACTCAACCTTTCTCGTAACCACCTTACAAGTTCCATTCCTCTGACTCTGGGAAACTTGACCGATCTTGGATGGCTTCATCTTTCTTCGAGCGAACTTAGTGGGGTAATTCCTAGAAAAGTAGGAGATTTGGCATCCCTTGGATACTTGGACCTCTCCAAAAATAAACTTTCCGGTAGAATTCCTCAAGACAAGCCATGGAGCACATTTTCAAGCGAATCATTCAGCGGGAATCCAGACTTATGTGGAACTTCATTGCTAAAAGCATGCCCAGGTGATGCTCAACCTCCTCCACCATAG